Proteins from one Methanofastidiosum sp. genomic window:
- a CDS encoding nicotinate phosphoribosyltransferase, whose translation MFYTASEEDIKSGKTTDFYFINTKKILEEKDINKNVVVEVTASGLPNNYRWGILSGLYEALLLLEGYNIDVSGLEEGSLFYQQEPVLTIEGNYREFCDLETALLGLLCQSSGISTKSARLKKMAGEKPILSFGVRRMHPAIAPMIDRAAYLGGLDGFSCIGAEKIIGMKASGTMPHSLALIIGDSKEAFILFDQIIDRDIPRIMLADTFCDEKREALIAAENIKNLAGVRLDTPGSRRGNMSKIIQEVRWELDIRGYKDVKIFLSGGLDEESFKSFKDADAFGVGTSVSNAKTIDFALDIVEVEGKPFTKRGKLSGKKTVLRCPKCMAGKVVYGKATEKCACGEKMKPAQINLMKKGKILIDFEDVSDIRSNVLDRIKKVEF comes from the coding sequence AATACAAAAAAGATTCTTGAAGAGAAGGACATTAATAAAAATGTCGTCGTTGAAGTAACAGCTTCTGGCCTCCCAAATAATTATAGATGGGGGATACTCTCTGGATTATATGAGGCGCTTTTATTGCTTGAGGGCTACAATATTGATGTTAGTGGTCTTGAAGAAGGCTCACTTTTCTATCAACAAGAGCCTGTTCTTACAATAGAAGGAAATTACAGGGAGTTTTGTGATCTTGAAACTGCATTATTGGGTTTACTCTGCCAGTCTTCAGGCATTTCAACAAAATCTGCCAGACTTAAAAAAATGGCAGGTGAAAAACCAATACTAAGTTTCGGTGTGAGAAGGATGCATCCCGCAATAGCTCCGATGATTGATAGAGCCGCTTACCTAGGCGGCTTGGATGGGTTTTCCTGTATAGGGGCAGAAAAAATTATAGGAATGAAGGCTTCAGGAACAATGCCACATTCCCTTGCCTTAATAATTGGCGATTCAAAAGAGGCTTTTATTTTATTTGATCAGATAATAGATAGAGACATACCAAGAATAATGCTTGCAGATACTTTTTGCGATGAAAAGAGAGAGGCGTTGATCGCAGCAGAGAATATAAAAAATCTTGCTGGTGTAAGACTCGACACCCCCGGTTCAAGAAGAGGGAATATGTCAAAGATAATACAGGAAGTCAGATGGGAGCTTGATATTAGAGGATATAAAGATGTAAAAATATTTCTTTCTGGCGGACTGGACGAAGAATCTTTTAAGTCATTTAAAGATGCAGATGCTTTTGGTGTGGGAACCTCAGTTTCAAATGCCAAAACAATTGATTTTGCACTCGACATTGTGGAAGTTGAAGGTAAACCATTTACTAAGAGAGGAAAACTAAGCGGTAAAAAAACAGTTCTTAGGTGCCCAAAATGTATGGCTGGAAAGGTCGTCTATGGCAAAGCAACTGAAAAATGCGCATGCGGAGAAAAAATGAAACCAGCCCAGATAAACTTAATGAAAAAAGGAAAAATATTAATTGATTTTGAAGATGTAAGTGATATAAGATCTAACGTATTAGATCGGATAAAAAAAGTTGAGTTTTGA
- a CDS encoding Coenzyme F420 hydrogenase/dehydrogenase, beta subunit C-terminal domain yields the protein MVGNPCEINGVKKIMALTNEFKEFYKDRDADYPHWPKRVFTIAVFCKENFSPKSIPSFVEKDMGLPLEEVNKMNISSGVFYAYTDKEVRSRKIKEVSRYARGNCRQCTDFTGDFSDISVGSVGTQTGWSTVILRSKEAKDLFKKLVDHDLIEVSTNVQMEELNKVIDLNNKQAKKSIKLAQDKGFKLPFVDLEKDDNLEGFVEKSHKKEFMDLEKEILQPGLCVACGTCALACPCYNIEILEDGRPYSIRGCLPNCGCCYMSCPRTHSFKEILLKDKEEPEIVAARAKNPYHSQDGGVITALITYGLKNDIFSKAVVARADSKWRAYPLITNDPSFLKRAAGSKYSIIPQVYGLKFGR from the coding sequence ATTGTTGGAAACCCATGCGAGATAAACGGCGTAAAGAAAATAATGGCATTGACAAATGAGTTCAAAGAATTCTACAAAGATAGGGACGCAGACTATCCACACTGGCCAAAAAGAGTTTTCACCATAGCTGTATTCTGCAAGGAAAACTTTTCCCCAAAGTCAATACCGTCTTTCGTTGAAAAGGATATGGGACTACCCCTAGAAGAAGTCAACAAAATGAATATTTCTAGCGGTGTTTTCTATGCATACACAGACAAAGAGGTAAGGTCAAGAAAGATAAAAGAAGTATCAAGATACGCAAGGGGTAACTGTAGGCAGTGTACTGACTTTACTGGTGATTTTTCAGATATATCTGTTGGGAGTGTAGGAACACAAACAGGCTGGTCAACGGTAATATTGAGATCAAAAGAAGCAAAAGATTTGTTCAAAAAACTAGTTGATCACGATCTTATTGAAGTTTCAACAAATGTGCAAATGGAAGAACTAAACAAGGTTATTGATTTAAACAACAAACAGGCCAAAAAATCAATTAAGCTAGCTCAAGACAAGGGATTCAAACTTCCTTTTGTAGATTTGGAAAAAGATGATAATTTAGAAGGATTTGTTGAAAAGAGCCATAAAAAAGAGTTTATGGATTTAGAAAAAGAAATTCTGCAACCGGGGCTTTGTGTTGCATGCGGAACATGCGCACTTGCATGTCCGTGTTATAATATTGAAATACTTGAGGATGGGAGACCTTACAGTATTAGGGGCTGTCTGCCGAACTGTGGCTGTTGCTATATGTCATGCCCAAGAACACATTCCTTTAAGGAAATTCTCTTAAAGGATAAGGAAGAACCTGAGATTGTTGCAGCAAGAGCAAAAAATCCATATCATAGCCAAGACGGTGGCGTGATAACGGCCTTAATAACATACGGCCTTAAGAATGATATATTCTCAAAGGCTGTCGTTGCCAGGGCCGATTCGAAGTGGAGGGCATATCCGTTAATTACAAATGATCCTTCATTCCTAAAAAGAGCTGCAGGTTCTAAATATTCTATTATTCCACAAGTATATGGATTAAAGTTTGGAAGGTGA
- the preA gene encoding NAD-dependent dihydropyrimidine dehydrogenase subunit PreA has protein sequence MVDLGVEFLGVEFKSPILLSSAPPTLDADHIKRAVEAGFGGGVTKTISYRQFHDPKPRFQGVKGRNRLFGMQNIEHISTYVFDWWIKEFKVLRELKKTHGTPIVASIMAGTDLDEWAKLARDVEAQGADIIELNVSCPHMSDSAMGAFIGQDCPLTGEVSKAAAEAVSVPIMTKLTPNVTDIASIAKEAIKGGAKGVAAINTVLVLSGVDITTGNPLPDVWGKGGFGGYSGPAVRPIGLRMVGEIAREGINISGIGGIESWENVIEYMMMGAGTVQLATAAMWYGFDIVKGWNENILTFMKEHGYDSLADLKGITLPKITELEKLDYVKEVYSDVDTERCIDCRRCVTACRDGATDAMKNPKLNDVDYEKCVGCGLCKMVCPQNCISMIINKDKK, from the coding sequence ATGGTAGATTTAGGTGTTGAATTTTTAGGTGTTGAATTTAAGAGTCCGATTCTCCTTTCTTCGGCCCCGCCAACTTTGGATGCAGATCATATCAAAAGGGCTGTAGAGGCTGGATTTGGCGGTGGAGTTACAAAGACTATATCTTACAGGCAATTCCATGATCCAAAACCAAGATTTCAAGGGGTCAAAGGTAGAAACAGACTATTTGGAATGCAAAATATAGAGCATATTTCCACCTATGTCTTTGACTGGTGGATAAAAGAGTTTAAAGTGTTAAGAGAGCTAAAGAAAACTCACGGCACTCCTATCGTTGCTAGTATAATGGCAGGTACAGATCTAGACGAATGGGCAAAATTAGCTAGAGATGTCGAGGCACAGGGTGCAGATATAATTGAACTAAATGTTTCATGCCCTCACATGTCAGACAGTGCTATGGGAGCATTCATAGGCCAAGACTGCCCATTGACCGGAGAAGTTTCTAAGGCGGCAGCAGAGGCTGTCAGTGTTCCTATCATGACAAAACTAACCCCAAACGTAACTGACATCGCATCAATAGCAAAGGAAGCAATAAAGGGCGGTGCAAAAGGAGTAGCGGCAATCAATACCGTCTTAGTTTTATCAGGAGTTGATATTACTACTGGAAATCCTTTGCCTGATGTATGGGGCAAGGGTGGATTTGGTGGTTACTCAGGACCTGCTGTAAGGCCAATAGGACTCAGGATGGTCGGAGAAATTGCAAGAGAAGGCATCAATATTTCAGGGATAGGTGGAATTGAGTCTTGGGAAAATGTAATTGAGTACATGATGATGGGAGCAGGTACAGTACAGCTTGCAACAGCTGCAATGTGGTACGGATTTGACATCGTAAAAGGTTGGAACGAGAATATTCTAACTTTTATGAAAGAGCATGGTTACGACTCGCTTGCAGACTTGAAAGGAATTACACTACCAAAGATTACAGAACTTGAAAAGCTTGACTATGTAAAGGAAGTCTATTCTGATGTTGATACTGAAAGATGCATCGATTGCAGAAGATGTGTCACTGCATGCAGAGACGGGGCTACAGACGCAATGAAAAATCCAAAGCTAAATGATGTCGACTATGAAAAGTGTGTAGGTTGCGGGCTCTGTAAGATGGTCTGTCCACAAAACTGTATTTCAATGATAATCAATAAGGATAAAAAATAA
- a CDS encoding P-II family nitrogen regulator has translation MKKVEAIIRPEKIQDVKAALDKLGCIGMTITEVKGRGKQGGITQQWRGRQYHIDLLPKIKIELVVKTKYVDKVVNTIIESARTGKTGDGKIFVSPVERVYRVRTGELDEDAI, from the coding sequence ATGAAAAAAGTTGAAGCTATAATTAGGCCAGAAAAAATTCAAGATGTTAAAGCGGCACTGGATAAACTTGGATGTATTGGGATGACTATAACTGAAGTTAAGGGGAGGGGAAAACAGGGCGGTATTACACAACAGTGGAGGGGAAGACAATATCATATTGATCTCCTTCCTAAGATAAAGATAGAACTGGTCGTCAAAACAAAATATGTGGACAAAGTCGTTAATACTATAATTGAAAGTGCAAGAACAGGAAAAACTGGAGACGGCAAGATATTCGTAAGTCCCGTGGAAAGGGTCTATCGTGTGAGAACAGGAGAGCTTGATGAAGACGCAATTTAA
- a CDS encoding ammonium transporter, which produces MSMEINLLDTLWVLIASFLVFIMHLGFTTIEAGLTRSKNTISIITKNVFTIAMGSVVFMVIGFTLAFSGDGKFIGDLAYFMINGLNSDPWPGLMIPAMAFFLFQAMFAATSATIVSGAVAERIKFSAYVVVSIILVGLVYPIVAHWIWGGGWLSSLGFHDFAGSTVVHSVGGWTALATVIILGPRFGKFDKDGTPQAIAGHNIGLAAIGCLLLWFGWFGFNSGSELALTSRVPLIAITTNIAAAGGGIAALTVTRFRGGKPDISMFLNGILAGLVAITAPCAVVTPHWALVIGVLAGIIVVYAVEFIEAKLKIDDPVGAISVHGVCGFFGTICVGLFSSSNGLITTGSASQLIVQLIGAGATFALVFVSALVIAKAVDVTIGLRVPAEVEIKGLDITEFGGDAYPDFLKM; this is translated from the coding sequence ATGTCTATGGAAATTAATTTATTAGATACTTTATGGGTGTTAATTGCCAGTTTTTTAGTATTTATAATGCACCTTGGATTTACCACAATAGAGGCAGGATTAACAAGGTCAAAAAATACTATTAGTATTATCACAAAAAATGTATTTACTATCGCCATGGGGAGCGTGGTATTCATGGTGATAGGATTTACACTCGCTTTCTCAGGAGATGGGAAGTTTATCGGTGATTTGGCCTATTTTATGATAAATGGATTAAATTCTGACCCGTGGCCAGGGCTTATGATCCCGGCAATGGCTTTCTTTTTATTCCAGGCAATGTTTGCTGCAACATCTGCCACTATAGTTAGTGGTGCTGTTGCTGAGAGGATAAAATTCAGCGCTTATGTTGTTGTTTCTATAATTCTTGTAGGCTTAGTATACCCAATAGTCGCCCACTGGATATGGGGTGGTGGATGGCTTTCATCTTTGGGCTTCCATGATTTTGCAGGGTCAACTGTTGTTCACAGCGTGGGGGGATGGACTGCTCTTGCCACAGTCATAATTTTGGGCCCAAGGTTTGGGAAGTTTGATAAGGATGGAACACCCCAAGCTATAGCGGGGCATAACATAGGCCTTGCAGCTATTGGATGCTTGCTACTTTGGTTTGGATGGTTCGGTTTTAACTCAGGAAGTGAACTTGCATTAACATCAAGAGTTCCATTAATTGCCATAACAACAAATATTGCCGCTGCTGGGGGCGGTATTGCAGCGTTGACTGTTACAAGATTTAGGGGAGGAAAACCGGATATCAGTATGTTCTTAAACGGTATACTGGCTGGACTTGTGGCAATAACTGCCCCTTGCGCAGTTGTAACTCCACATTGGGCCCTTGTAATTGGGGTACTAGCTGGGATAATAGTGGTATACGCAGTTGAATTTATCGAAGCCAAGCTTAAGATAGACGACCCCGTAGGTGCTATTTCAGTCCACGGTGTTTGTGGATTTTTTGGAACTATATGTGTTGGACTGTTTTCAAGTTCAAATGGCCTTATAACTACAGGCTCTGCATCCCAGTTGATTGTTCAATTAATTGGAGCGGGCGCAACATTTGCGCTGGTATTTGTTTCCGCACTAGTCATAGCTAAGGCTGTAGATGTGACAATAGGGCTAAGGGTGCCTGCAGAGGTAGAAATAAAAGGGCTTGACATAACTGAGTTTGGTGGAGATGCCTACCCAGACTTTCTTAAGATGTGA
- a CDS encoding SLC13 family permease translates to MAEEYEGSGSLNFRRDVLILVGFTIGIAILLDHIGFTRNQVIATSILAATVIGTLLFWSFRVAIAFLGISILLLTRTLDIPHLIEFASLEVILFLVGMMTLVGMLKDVGFFRWLMIKIVKLTNFEAHLLLIVFCLLSAVLAMAIDEVTSIIFVTAVLLEITDYFDVNPVPYVISCVMATNIGSSGTVLGNPIGILIAMRGKLSFEDFIIWAFPVAIISLIATILVVLFWYRKDVALFKSKIRLKMRTTEKLAFQDEWEFVPDKKEFKIGVAIFLSTIALIAMHKRLESLFDLPHNTLLLAASLIGASMVMLWKRTKAREYIEKDVDWWTLIFFMMLFAKAGTLKYTGVTDILAQSVAGIAGSLPILTTMILWIASLGSSLLDNVVLVAALIPVVESFNSLGINTFPLWWALLFGGCYGGNITMIGSTANIVALGILEKRKKYSMRFMKWLWIGLVVGGISTLIANIILVFLIPYMPIR, encoded by the coding sequence ATGGCTGAAGAATACGAAGGCAGTGGAAGTTTAAACTTTAGAAGAGATGTTTTGATCCTCGTGGGATTTACTATTGGTATAGCAATTCTGCTTGATCATATTGGTTTCACACGAAATCAAGTCATAGCAACTTCGATATTGGCGGCAACAGTCATCGGGACTCTTCTTTTTTGGAGTTTTAGAGTCGCCATAGCTTTTCTTGGGATATCGATTTTATTGTTAACGCGGACATTGGATATCCCTCATCTTATTGAATTTGCATCGCTTGAAGTAATATTATTTCTTGTCGGGATGATGACCCTTGTCGGGATGCTAAAAGATGTTGGATTTTTTAGGTGGTTGATGATTAAAATCGTCAAACTGACTAACTTCGAAGCGCACCTCCTTTTGATTGTTTTTTGTTTACTATCTGCAGTCCTTGCAATGGCCATTGATGAGGTCACTTCCATTATTTTCGTAACAGCAGTCTTATTAGAAATAACAGATTATTTTGATGTTAATCCCGTTCCATATGTTATTTCCTGCGTTATGGCGACTAATATAGGCAGCTCTGGGACAGTTTTGGGGAACCCCATTGGCATATTGATTGCAATGAGGGGAAAATTATCATTTGAAGATTTTATTATATGGGCATTTCCAGTAGCAATAATATCTTTGATTGCGACTATCCTAGTAGTATTGTTCTGGTATAGAAAGGACGTAGCATTGTTTAAGTCAAAAATAAGATTAAAAATGAGAACAACAGAAAAATTGGCATTCCAGGACGAATGGGAATTTGTACCAGACAAGAAAGAATTTAAGATAGGTGTTGCAATATTTCTATCCACAATAGCGCTTATTGCTATGCACAAAAGACTTGAATCCTTATTTGATCTCCCACATAATACACTTCTTCTAGCAGCATCTTTAATAGGTGCAAGTATGGTCATGTTATGGAAAAGAACAAAAGCCAGAGAGTATATTGAAAAAGATGTGGATTGGTGGACACTGATATTCTTCATGATGCTGTTTGCAAAGGCGGGTACCTTGAAATATACGGGTGTAACAGATATACTTGCACAAAGCGTTGCAGGTATTGCTGGTAGCCTCCCAATTCTTACAACAATGATATTGTGGATAGCTTCTCTTGGTTCAAGTCTTCTTGATAATGTAGTGTTAGTTGCTGCATTAATACCAGTTGTCGAAAGTTTTAATAGCCTTGGAATTAATACTTTTCCATTATGGTGGGCTCTTTTATTTGGTGGGTGTTACGGGGGTAACATTACAATGATAGGGAGTACTGCAAATATAGTTGCTTTAGGTATATTAGAAAAAAGAAAGAAATATAGCATGAGATTCATGAAGTGGTTATGGATTGGGCTTGTAGTGGGGGGAATATCAACACTGATAGCAAATATAATCTTGGTATTCTTAATACCCTATATGCCAATAAGGTGA
- a CDS encoding universal stress protein, which produces MKILMCTDGSFYSDSALAYGAQLFCKSQEHEVVVLYVMPNVHEEFKFYERKFNEEVRKLKEVELKNVETMEDLKNLKPVDVSFKILENAYKLLMKFGFEPKTKARSGSPANEILAEAEEGKYELIIMGQYGFTKPKKSALGKVASVVVTNSKVPVLIVK; this is translated from the coding sequence ATGAAAATATTGATGTGTACTGATGGCTCCTTCTATTCTGACAGCGCTTTGGCGTATGGGGCACAACTTTTTTGTAAATCCCAAGAACACGAGGTAGTTGTTTTATACGTTATGCCAAATGTTCATGAAGAGTTCAAGTTTTATGAAAGAAAATTTAACGAAGAAGTAAGAAAGCTAAAAGAAGTTGAGCTCAAAAATGTTGAAACAATGGAAGATTTAAAAAATCTTAAACCTGTCGATGTCAGCTTCAAAATACTTGAAAATGCTTACAAATTATTGATGAAATTTGGGTTTGAGCCTAAAACTAAAGCAAGATCTGGATCCCCTGCCAATGAAATCTTGGCTGAGGCAGAGGAAGGAAAATATGAGTTAATTATTATGGGCCAGTATGGATTTACCAAACCAAAAAAGTCTGCCCTTGGTAAGGTAGCTTCTGTAGTTGTCACAAACAGCAAGGTTCCTGTTCTTATCGTAAAATAA
- a CDS encoding aldolase, whose amino-acid sequence MWKEISKFGKKLVDGGYLSSHFGNISVRVGDSITVTRSGCMLDEITEASVVTVDLHKPSSLDLIASSETIVHREIYKRTSALAIIHAHCPFAVIESLLHNTSIEPYDSEGKFFFHEIPIVTGNIGTKELAENAAKSLEKHKGCIVKAHGTFAVGKILEEAYVHTTMMEHSAKVKYFCDLSKSK is encoded by the coding sequence ATGTGGAAAGAAATAAGTAAGTTCGGTAAAAAACTTGTTGATGGGGGTTATCTTAGCTCTCATTTTGGTAATATTAGTGTTAGAGTGGGGGATAGTATTACAGTTACAAGAAGTGGTTGTATGCTTGACGAGATAACTGAAGCATCTGTTGTTACTGTGGATCTTCATAAACCCTCATCTCTAGACTTAATAGCTTCAAGTGAGACCATTGTTCATAGAGAAATCTACAAACGGACTTCTGCACTTGCAATTATACACGCACACTGCCCCTTTGCAGTTATAGAATCTCTTTTGCATAATACATCAATTGAGCCTTACGACTCTGAAGGAAAATTCTTTTTTCATGAAATACCAATAGTAACTGGAAATATTGGAACAAAAGAGCTAGCAGAAAATGCTGCAAAATCTCTTGAAAAACATAAAGGATGTATTGTTAAAGCTCATGGTACATTTGCTGTTGGTAAGATACTAGAAGAAGCCTATGTCCATACAACTATGATGGAACACAGTGCAAAGGTAAAATATTTCTGCGATTTAAGCAAAAGTAAATAA
- a CDS encoding aldehyde ferredoxin oxidoreductase family protein gives MPYIENLLEIDLDTEKIEVKKLDKKMASKYIGGRGVGVKLLFDMLPPNTDPLSRDNILIFATGPITGTVVPLSGRHIVVSKSPLTGTVFDSSAGGFFGRELRMAGFDVVVIKGAAEKPVYIEIDDGNVEIKDASNIWGKNVKESTSILSNDGFKVSCVGKAGEKLIPISSIMSEYTHACGRGGLGAVMGSKKLKAFIVRGKKEIQISDSEKMKKYISESMRLLNASPVASKGLAYYGTPSLVNLINTMRIMPTDNFRKVHFENAYKVSGEYIAENYDIKKKTCYNCFIACKREDRKRNIEIPEYETIAMFGPNSMNDDIEKIIQANYICNDYGVDTISAGNAVSCYIELEGKKDIEKPLKEIVEGGPLSQGSFRYSKGKGREESSMSVKGLEIPGYDPRGVLGLALSYATSNRGACHLRAYMVGPEILGKPKLIDRLSFSGKSGLIQIFQNISASIHSLIMCQFSSFALSEEEYANLLSASVGELYTSEEFIKTGERIYNLERLFNLREDMSYSEDTLPERFFGSDGISKDEFNSVLDEYYTYRGWIKGVPTMEKLESLGLKNEGKFLCGKK, from the coding sequence TTGCCCTACATAGAAAATCTTCTAGAGATAGACCTAGATACTGAAAAAATTGAAGTAAAAAAACTGGATAAAAAGATGGCCAGTAAATATATTGGAGGTAGGGGTGTTGGAGTAAAACTACTATTTGATATGCTTCCTCCAAATACCGATCCACTTTCACGCGATAATATTTTGATATTTGCAACAGGACCTATAACAGGAACTGTTGTTCCACTTTCTGGGAGGCATATAGTCGTTTCTAAATCCCCTCTTACAGGCACTGTCTTTGATTCGAGCGCAGGTGGTTTTTTTGGAAGAGAACTTAGGATGGCGGGCTTTGACGTTGTTGTGATTAAGGGGGCTGCAGAAAAACCTGTTTATATCGAAATAGACGATGGTAATGTTGAAATAAAAGACGCATCAAACATATGGGGAAAAAATGTAAAGGAGTCTACATCAATCCTATCAAATGACGGCTTTAAGGTATCATGCGTAGGAAAAGCAGGTGAAAAATTAATACCGATTTCTTCAATAATGAGTGAGTACACTCATGCCTGCGGAAGGGGCGGCCTTGGGGCAGTAATGGGCTCAAAAAAATTAAAAGCATTTATTGTCAGAGGAAAGAAAGAAATCCAAATATCTGACAGCGAAAAAATGAAGAAATACATATCAGAATCGATGAGACTTTTAAATGCTTCACCAGTTGCATCAAAAGGATTGGCTTATTATGGCACTCCTTCTCTTGTAAATCTCATAAACACGATGCGGATAATGCCAACTGACAATTTTAGAAAAGTTCATTTTGAAAATGCGTACAAGGTTTCCGGGGAATATATAGCGGAAAATTATGATATCAAGAAGAAAACTTGTTACAATTGTTTTATAGCCTGCAAACGTGAGGACAGAAAGCGAAATATAGAAATACCGGAATATGAAACTATTGCAATGTTTGGCCCAAACTCAATGAATGATGATATTGAAAAGATCATACAGGCAAATTATATCTGTAATGATTATGGTGTAGATACCATTTCAGCAGGAAATGCTGTAAGCTGTTATATAGAATTAGAAGGGAAAAAGGATATTGAAAAGCCGCTTAAAGAGATAGTCGAAGGTGGGCCTTTAAGCCAGGGATCTTTTAGGTATTCAAAAGGTAAGGGTAGAGAAGAGTCTTCAATGTCTGTAAAGGGCCTAGAGATACCAGGATACGACCCCCGGGGTGTTTTGGGGCTTGCATTGAGTTATGCAACTTCCAATAGGGGCGCATGCCATCTTAGAGCTTACATGGTGGGGCCAGAAATACTGGGCAAGCCGAAGCTGATTGACAGACTATCATTTTCTGGTAAAAGTGGCCTTATACAGATATTCCAAAATATTTCGGCAAGTATTCACTCATTGATAATGTGTCAATTCTCGTCTTTTGCATTGTCAGAAGAAGAATATGCAAATTTACTTTCTGCGAGCGTTGGTGAGTTGTATACATCTGAAGAATTTATAAAAACTGGGGAGAGGATATATAATCTTGAGAGATTGTTTAATCTCAGAGAGGATATGTCATATTCTGAAGATACCCTTCCAGAAAGATTTTTTGGCAGCGATGGTATATCAAAAGATGAATTTAATTCTGTACTTGATGAATATTATACTTATAGGGGATGGATTAAAGGAGTTCCAACTATGGAGAAACTTGAATCACTTGGCTTAAAAAATGAGGGGAAATTTTTATGTGGAAAGAAATAA
- a CDS encoding HAMP domain-containing sensor histidine kinase, producing the protein MTETKEFSPSNSTFNVSISKNFAMPMAEIVEDRLLFFNDALINMTGFSRDDLKNISFPDLLCCNGKENILTVLNSKTKDSIFSYTTTGSVMNKSGGEILCEIKFDFLDREGTKTILASFKEIDQTKGINLSPLISEKLDSIKRLSASLSHEINNPLNVIVNYLYIIENTNDDEKRKQYIQTVNYEVERIAGILNWLLDFSSYMHGEISAIDVDSEIKKAIELVENDFKSKNISISLKECGDCIVPFTEGQLQRAVMNLLLNAKDALINIDRNATVKIETIKNQDYIEIKVTDNGIGIPPENLERIFDPFYTTKSFTNNRGIGLPMTHRIIESHGGKMYVDSDINKGTTVKICLTRG; encoded by the coding sequence ATGACAGAAACCAAGGAATTTTCTCCATCAAACTCCACTTTCAATGTGAGTATATCAAAAAACTTTGCCATGCCAATGGCTGAAATAGTAGAGGATAGGCTGCTTTTTTTTAATGATGCCCTCATAAATATGACAGGATTTTCAAGAGACGATCTAAAAAATATCTCCTTTCCCGACTTATTATGTTGCAATGGAAAAGAAAACATACTTACCGTTCTTAATTCAAAAACAAAAGATAGCATATTCTCCTACACTACAACAGGGTCAGTCATGAATAAAAGCGGTGGAGAGATTTTATGTGAAATTAAGTTTGATTTTTTAGACAGAGAAGGAACTAAAACCATACTTGCTTCATTTAAAGAAATTGATCAGACTAAAGGAATCAATCTCTCTCCTTTGATATCGGAAAAACTAGACTCCATCAAAAGGCTTTCAGCAAGCCTTTCACATGAAATTAATAATCCTTTAAATGTCATTGTTAATTATCTATATATTATTGAGAATACCAATGACGACGAAAAAAGAAAACAATATATCCAGACTGTAAACTATGAAGTCGAAAGAATTGCCGGCATATTGAACTGGCTTTTGGATTTCTCATCTTATATGCACGGTGAGATATCTGCAATTGATGTAGATAGCGAGATAAAAAAAGCAATTGAATTAGTTGAAAACGATTTCAAATCAAAAAACATATCTATTTCTTTAAAAGAATGTGGCGATTGCATTGTTCCTTTTACTGAAGGTCAACTTCAAAGAGCCGTAATGAATCTCCTATTAAATGCTAAAGATGCTTTGATTAATATAGACCGCAATGCGACTGTAAAAATAGAAACTATAAAGAATCAAGACTACATTGAGATCAAAGTCACTGACAATGGTATTGGCATACCCCCAGAAAATCTTGAACGTATATTTGACCCTTTCTATACAACAAAATCATTTACAAATAACCGAGGTATCGGTTTACCTATGACGCACAGAATAATTGAGTCTCATGGCGGCAAGATGTACGTAGATAGCGACATAAATAAAGGGACTACAGTTAAAATTTGCCTCACAAGGGGGTGA